The Tripterygium wilfordii isolate XIE 37 chromosome 4, ASM1340144v1, whole genome shotgun sequence genome has a window encoding:
- the LOC119996293 gene encoding uncharacterized protein LOC119996293, with protein sequence MEQGQHTNNTGPARKHRFAPKAPPRRAPKPEVKGEKKEEDAEVALASDLLRRFNERSTRFRPKSDRKIAANQIAFGYGGASSSIKSYGGPKSWSGGKDQGGANAPIQMEKEYKEPWDYYSYYPVTLPLRRPYSGNPEHLDEQEFGETAKVATYDENATNSAVELGLLEEHLEASTFFLQLPPTLPMLKRSATTDGHGAKDSSGQPGRPRAKAKGSGLDDLTAGFMGKMLVYRSGAVKLKLGDTLYDVSPGMDCMFAQDVVAVNTAEKHCCVIAELNNRATITPDMDTILSSMADL encoded by the exons ATGGAGCAAGGACAACATACCAACAACACAGGTCCTGCCAGGAAG CATAGATTTGCGCCAAAAGCTCCCCCTCGCCGAGCACCCAAGCCCGAAGTTAAAGG tgaaaagaaagaggaggatGCTGAAGTTGCTTTGGCCAGTGATTTGCTTCGACGTTTTAAT GAAAGATCCACGAGGTTCAGACCTAAATCTGATAGAAAAA TTGCAGCAAACCAAATTGCATTTGGTTATGGAGGAGCATCTTCTTCCATTAAATCATACGGTGGTCCAAAAAGTTGGAGTGGGGGAAAAGATCAag GTGGTGCCAATGCTCCGATCCAGATGGAGAAAGAATACAAAGAACCATGG GATTATTACAGTTATTATCCTGTCACGCTTCCTCTGAGGAGGCCATATTCAGGAAATCCAG AACATCTTGATGAGCAGGAATTTGGGGAGACCGCAAAAGTTGCAACTTATGATGAAAATGCAACAAATTCAGCAGTagagcttggtctattg GAGGAACATCTTGAGGCCAGTACGTTCTTTCTTCAGCTGCCACCTACCTTGCCCATGCTAAAGCGATCAGCCACTACGGATGGCCATGGTGCGAAGGATAGTTCAGGCCAACCAGGACGTCCACGTGCTAAGGCTAAGGGCAGTGGTTTAGATGATTTAACCGCTGGCTTCATGGGTAAAATGTTAGTGTACAGGAGTGGTGCTGTCAAGCTAAAGCTTGGTGATACTCTATATGAT GTTTCCCCTGGTATGGATTGCATGTTTGCCCAGGATGTTGTAGCTGTGAATACTGCAGAGAAGCATTGCTGTGTTATTGCAGAGCTCAATAATCGTGCAACTATAACCCCAGATATGGATACCATATTGAGCAGTATGGCTGATCTATGA